Proteins from one Deltaproteobacteria bacterium genomic window:
- a CDS encoding cytochrome c3 family protein, with product MPAAAEKGEAPHLDERVLTRGCGTCHRGHGRSGTPMLMESTEETCLMCHGGVDPRMRDHIAPESLRRLKDLRPQFEAPYGHKLGTAEIHRRGEELPEVDPNLARHVTCLDCHDAHRTLRSPARLEGSNDQAPSTLKDEAFLHDVCLRCHGDSANLPVGARNIQSLLHPANRSYHPLLGPRRGIVDSPSLRAPWSTGGQLSCLDCHGSGDDRPGAHGSQNPSLLRETYHMVDAAGESELSYRLCYRCHARQSILADESFSMHRLHLTSPRAQTSCRTCHNAHGSREYDHLIEFDPMIVRPTRAGELEYDGTGGRQGTCRLTCHGFEHAPGRYCPPETPCDHGKVVEVGESSGAPRPFPADRPIVPDFGPGWGGAP from the coding sequence ATGCCTGCCGCGGCCGAGAAGGGAGAGGCACCTCACCTGGACGAGCGGGTGCTGACCCGGGGGTGTGGAACCTGTCATCGGGGGCACGGGCGGTCGGGAACTCCGATGCTGATGGAGAGCACCGAGGAGACCTGCCTGATGTGCCACGGCGGAGTCGATCCCCGGATGCGAGACCACATCGCGCCGGAGTCCCTCCGTCGGCTGAAGGATCTGAGGCCGCAGTTCGAGGCCCCCTATGGTCACAAGCTCGGGACCGCCGAGATCCACCGGCGGGGCGAGGAGCTCCCCGAGGTCGATCCGAACCTCGCCCGCCACGTCACCTGCCTGGACTGCCACGACGCCCACCGGACCCTTCGTTCGCCCGCGCGGCTCGAGGGCTCCAATGACCAGGCGCCGAGCACCCTGAAGGACGAGGCCTTCCTCCACGACGTGTGCCTGCGTTGTCACGGGGACAGCGCGAACCTCCCGGTCGGGGCACGCAACATCCAGAGCCTGCTCCATCCGGCGAACCGCTCCTACCATCCGCTCCTGGGGCCAAGACGGGGCATCGTGGACTCACCCTCGCTGCGGGCCCCCTGGAGCACCGGAGGCCAGCTCTCCTGCCTGGACTGCCACGGCAGCGGAGATGATCGGCCGGGCGCCCACGGCTCCCAGAACCCGAGCTTGCTGCGCGAGACCTACCACATGGTCGATGCTGCCGGAGAGAGTGAGCTTTCCTATCGTCTCTGCTATCGGTGTCACGCTCGGCAGAGCATCCTGGCCGACGAGAGCTTCTCCATGCATCGCCTCCACCTGACCTCACCTCGGGCCCAGACCTCCTGCCGCACCTGTCACAACGCTCACGGCAGCCGGGAGTACGATCACCTGATCGAGTTCGATCCGATGATCGTCCGGCCGACCCGGGCGGGCGAGCTGGAATACGACGGCACCGGCGGCCGGCAGGGGACCTGCCGCCTGACCTGCCACGGTTTCGAGCACGCTCCGGGGCGCTACTGCCCGCCCGAGACCCCCTGCGATCACGGGAAGGTCGTGGAGGTCGGCGAGTCGAGCGGGGCTCCACGCCCCTTCCCCGCCGACCGTCCCATCGTCCCGGACTTCGGACCGGGGTGGGGAGGCGCTCCCTGA
- a CDS encoding cytochrome c3 family protein has protein sequence MARGLKGAIGAWVILGAIFAPAELRAQERGCADQGCHATVLLQVHKHTALEDGDCTDCHDGNEDASARCGSGLVFERHEDPDVCLGCHDDPRIEGKTHAALLDGCMNCHGPHGGENAFNLEKSTVQDICAKCHDPFEGDSTHKPVDEGRCTGCHNPHASEFAPLLRASRKELCYTCHEVSTLRPTSESGYVVKHYPVEGGGCLSCHKPHTADEKPLLRETGNILCLNCHAANKTSAETSLKGIRNDAEVVHEALEAGTCSNCHGPHGAGQPALLKKKRPELCYECHDEIERTFLHSAVRTGRCNECHDPHGEDRETLLKADGSGLCFRCHEDDLTGRPFQHAPAEAGACMACHDPHGAKNPMLLSRGEGQETCLSCHGAEGESKLKFAFEGQKHAAIDRFGCTICHDPHGGDNPKLAPKEPNSVCIGCHEKQKSGSHIFTSFSGQPHPVKGPRDPQRPGQALGCVSCHQPHGSPYPNLWWGGERRDAMCKRCHQGGRVLYLNPEVDEDPKAPGGEIVTASRDEKKKDGGAGKADAKKAPAKKTDEKKGEPAASKTKPGGTPLSSR, from the coding sequence ATGGCCAGGGGGCTCAAGGGGGCCATCGGTGCCTGGGTGATCCTCGGGGCGATCTTCGCACCGGCCGAGCTTCGGGCTCAGGAGCGAGGCTGCGCCGATCAGGGGTGCCACGCGACCGTCCTCCTGCAGGTCCACAAGCACACGGCCCTCGAGGATGGGGACTGCACGGACTGCCACGATGGCAACGAGGACGCGTCCGCCCGGTGCGGCTCCGGGCTGGTCTTCGAGCGCCACGAGGATCCAGACGTCTGCCTCGGGTGTCACGACGATCCCCGGATCGAGGGCAAGACCCACGCGGCCCTCCTCGACGGTTGCATGAACTGCCACGGACCCCATGGGGGCGAGAACGCCTTCAACCTCGAGAAGTCGACGGTCCAGGACATCTGCGCCAAGTGCCACGATCCCTTCGAGGGCGACTCGACCCACAAGCCGGTCGACGAGGGCCGCTGCACCGGCTGTCACAACCCCCACGCCTCCGAGTTCGCACCCCTGCTGCGCGCCAGCCGCAAGGAGCTCTGCTACACCTGCCACGAGGTCTCGACCCTGCGGCCCACCTCCGAGAGCGGCTACGTGGTCAAGCACTACCCGGTGGAGGGAGGCGGCTGCCTCTCCTGCCACAAGCCTCACACGGCAGACGAGAAGCCCCTGCTGCGGGAGACGGGGAACATCCTCTGTCTGAACTGCCACGCTGCGAACAAGACCTCCGCCGAGACCAGCCTCAAGGGGATCCGCAACGACGCCGAGGTCGTTCATGAGGCCCTCGAGGCAGGGACCTGCTCGAACTGCCATGGGCCGCACGGCGCGGGCCAGCCGGCCCTGCTCAAGAAGAAGCGCCCGGAGCTCTGCTACGAGTGCCACGACGAGATCGAGCGCACCTTCCTTCACTCGGCCGTGCGGACCGGGCGCTGCAACGAGTGCCACGATCCCCACGGAGAGGACCGGGAGACCCTACTGAAGGCCGACGGCTCGGGCCTGTGCTTCCGGTGCCACGAGGACGACCTCACCGGCCGCCCCTTCCAGCACGCCCCAGCCGAGGCAGGCGCCTGCATGGCCTGCCACGATCCCCACGGCGCGAAGAACCCGATGCTCCTCTCCCGCGGCGAGGGTCAGGAGACCTGCCTGAGCTGTCACGGCGCGGAGGGGGAGTCGAAGCTGAAGTTCGCCTTCGAGGGGCAGAAGCACGCCGCCATCGATCGCTTCGGCTGCACCATCTGCCACGACCCCCACGGGGGGGACAATCCGAAGCTCGCCCCGAAGGAGCCCAACTCGGTCTGCATCGGGTGTCACGAGAAGCAGAAGTCGGGTTCGCACATCTTCACCAGCTTCTCGGGCCAGCCCCATCCGGTGAAGGGACCCAGGGATCCGCAGCGTCCCGGTCAGGCGCTCGGCTGTGTCTCCTGCCACCAGCCCCACGGCAGCCCCTACCCCAACCTCTGGTGGGGGGGCGAGCGCCGGGATGCGATGTGCAAGCGCTGCCACCAGGGCGGCCGGGTGCTCTACCTGAACCCCGAGGTGGACGAGGATCCGAAGGCACCCGGCGGCGAGATCGTGACGGCCTCCCGGGACGAGAAGAAGAAGGATGGGGGCGCCGGAAAGGCCGACGCCAAGAAGGCCCCCGCCAAGAAGACCGACGAGAAGAAGGGGGAGCCCGCCGCGAGCAAGACCAAGCCTGGCGGTACCCCCCTCTCCTCCAGATAG
- a CDS encoding 6-bladed beta-propeller, translated as MFDVRWKLWGVRSLSAILLITLMGACAGKQKVEEEVPEALTWPPPPEPARIRFLDSYRTDLDVAKEKSFWDKVSDFFAGQKAPVAFKKPLVVHGDARGRIIVGDSGWDRLHVFDPEKREFAIWGEGGPGTLKLPTGITSDSEGRIYVADGVQARVVVFTPEGRFATAYGMVGDLKKPTGVAIDEERKRLYVADTGNHAIAVFELGSPGKKETIGRRGAGPREFNYPTHLTIDPEGNLYVMDAMNFRIQILSPDYDLIHKFGENCDKIPCMPRGKGIGLDSDGNIYVVDAAFNAVMIFDKQGQLLLVFGGTGRDPGRIMLPAGLHVDQWDRVLVADQYNARITRYEYVSEKAALGVDRKPLVKEDEEVEVSEDETPPIPSADDEVEDADDTVEDGEAEAGDEAAPEETPDIPSAEESAEGDASADEGAAAEADADAEAEAAPEETPPIPEAEPEETPEETPPIPEAGADDSE; from the coding sequence ATGTTCGATGTCCGGTGGAAGCTCTGGGGGGTCCGGAGCCTGAGTGCCATCCTCCTGATCACCCTCATGGGGGCCTGCGCGGGCAAGCAGAAGGTCGAGGAGGAGGTGCCAGAGGCGCTCACCTGGCCGCCCCCTCCGGAGCCCGCGCGCATCCGCTTCCTGGACAGCTACCGGACGGATCTCGACGTCGCCAAGGAGAAGTCCTTCTGGGACAAGGTCAGTGACTTCTTCGCCGGTCAGAAGGCACCAGTCGCCTTCAAGAAGCCCCTGGTCGTCCACGGGGACGCCAGGGGGAGGATCATCGTCGGCGACAGTGGCTGGGACCGGCTGCACGTCTTCGATCCGGAGAAGAGGGAGTTCGCGATCTGGGGAGAGGGCGGACCCGGCACCCTGAAGCTGCCCACCGGGATCACCTCCGACTCCGAGGGCCGGATCTACGTCGCGGACGGCGTGCAGGCCCGGGTGGTCGTCTTCACCCCGGAAGGAAGGTTCGCGACGGCCTACGGGATGGTGGGCGACCTGAAGAAGCCGACCGGGGTAGCCATCGACGAGGAGCGCAAGCGCCTCTACGTCGCCGACACCGGGAACCACGCCATCGCGGTCTTCGAGCTCGGGAGCCCCGGGAAGAAGGAGACCATCGGCCGACGGGGGGCGGGACCCCGGGAGTTCAACTACCCGACCCACCTGACCATCGATCCTGAGGGCAATCTCTACGTGATGGATGCGATGAACTTCCGCATCCAGATCCTCTCCCCTGACTACGATCTGATCCACAAGTTCGGGGAGAACTGCGACAAGATCCCCTGCATGCCCCGGGGCAAGGGGATTGGCCTCGACTCGGATGGGAACATCTACGTCGTGGATGCGGCCTTCAACGCCGTGATGATCTTCGACAAGCAGGGACAGCTCCTCCTCGTCTTCGGGGGCACCGGTCGGGATCCCGGGAGGATCATGTTGCCCGCCGGGCTCCACGTCGATCAGTGGGATCGGGTCCTGGTTGCGGACCAGTACAACGCCCGGATCACCCGCTACGAGTACGTCTCCGAGAAGGCCGCACTCGGAGTCGATCGCAAGCCGCTGGTGAAAGAGGACGAGGAGGTCGAGGTCTCGGAGGACGAGACGCCGCCGATTCCCTCCGCGGACGATGAGGTCGAGGACGCCGACGACACCGTGGAAGACGGTGAGGCGGAGGCCGGGGACGAGGCTGCTCCGGAGGAGACGCCGGACATCCCCTCGGCCGAGGAGAGCGCGGAGGGCGACGCCTCTGCCGATGAGGGCGCCGCAGCAGAGGCCGACGCCGACGCCGAGGCGGAGGCGGCTCCGGAGGAGACGCCGCCGATCCCCGAGGCCGAGCCGGAAGAGACTCCGGAGGAGACGCCGCCGATCCCCGAGGCGGGGGCGGACGACTCCGAGTAG
- a CDS encoding cytochrome c3 family protein, translating into MSHLRLILTFAALLAVPAVLRAGPAAIAETRHNLSVSGPGPIRATNETRICVFCHTPHTSKAEVPLWNRDLPDKPFLQYTSPSSDAEDREPVRPLTGTSRLCMACHDGTIALGAVKSQRETISMIGTEAGRIPSKSASALGHDLSGSHPVSMQVTPGQISANNARDSLLVPLESMKADSEVRLDGSDQLQCTTCHDPHDDSNFAGSGVHFYRKASFSDVCTVCHKL; encoded by the coding sequence GTGAGTCACCTCCGCCTCATCCTGACCTTCGCGGCCCTCTTGGCCGTCCCGGCAGTCTTGCGGGCTGGTCCGGCCGCGATCGCGGAGACCCGTCACAACCTCTCCGTCAGTGGTCCGGGCCCGATCCGGGCCACCAACGAGACCCGGATCTGCGTCTTCTGCCATACGCCGCACACCTCGAAGGCCGAGGTGCCCCTCTGGAACCGGGACCTGCCCGACAAGCCCTTCCTGCAGTACACCTCTCCCTCGAGCGACGCGGAGGACCGCGAGCCCGTCCGCCCCCTCACGGGGACCAGCCGCCTGTGCATGGCCTGCCACGATGGGACCATCGCCCTGGGGGCCGTCAAGAGCCAGCGGGAGACCATCTCGATGATCGGGACCGAGGCCGGCCGGATCCCCTCCAAGTCGGCCTCGGCCCTGGGGCATGATCTCTCGGGCTCTCATCCCGTCTCCATGCAGGTCACCCCGGGGCAGATCTCGGCCAACAACGCCCGGGACAGCCTGCTCGTCCCCCTGGAGTCCATGAAGGCGGACTCCGAGGTGCGGCTCGATGGGAGCGATCAGCTCCAATGCACCACCTGTCACGACCCCCACGACGACTCGAACTTCGCGGGCAGTGGCGTCCACTTCTACCGGAAGGCGAGCTTCTCCGATGTCTGCACCGTCTGCCACAAGCTCTGA
- a CDS encoding AMP-binding protein has product MIDLARAAREAPDTPALIEAGPGGRRLTYRELAAEVAGVSARLERDDRLRTLVAEPSLETVVELLASLERGQPRLLLSEKLQPAERAELAAHLGAVRPLPAASEPTALVVPTSGSTGRPRGVRLTRAALEAAIGASAAHLRTLPEDVWLCPLPLSHLGGLSIPLRAVAAARPCVLLPRFEVEAFAEAVERERVTLASLVPTLLHRLLSGLPGWRPPSHLRAVLLGGAGVDPATLEAAGEARYPVLPTYGLTETCGQVCTVTPGTPPDASNGAGRPLPGLEVDLTPEGRLRVRGPTLFQGYLPEDGDPPLDTGGWLVTADLGRLDEAGNLHVLGRADQVIVTGGEKVHPHEVEAVLLRHPAIEAAAVVGLPDPEYGQVVAAAVVARPGTSAEALEAHLREHLGGHRRPRRLVQLESLPLTPSGKLDRPALRKLLTEA; this is encoded by the coding sequence ATGATCGATCTGGCCCGCGCGGCCCGCGAGGCCCCCGACACGCCCGCCCTGATCGAGGCCGGCCCGGGCGGCCGCCGGCTCACCTACCGGGAACTCGCCGCCGAGGTCGCCGGGGTGAGCGCCCGGCTCGAGCGCGACGATCGCCTGCGCACCCTCGTCGCCGAGCCCTCCCTCGAGACCGTGGTCGAGCTCCTCGCGAGCCTCGAGCGGGGCCAGCCTCGCCTCCTCCTCTCGGAGAAGCTGCAACCCGCCGAGCGCGCCGAGCTCGCCGCGCACCTCGGCGCCGTCCGGCCGCTCCCCGCGGCCAGCGAGCCCACCGCCCTCGTCGTCCCGACCTCCGGGAGCACCGGCCGCCCCCGGGGGGTGCGCCTGACCCGCGCCGCCCTCGAGGCCGCGATCGGCGCCTCGGCCGCGCACCTGCGCACCCTGCCCGAGGACGTCTGGCTCTGCCCCCTGCCCCTCTCCCACCTCGGCGGCCTCTCGATCCCCCTGCGCGCCGTGGCCGCCGCCCGCCCCTGCGTGCTGCTTCCCCGCTTCGAGGTGGAGGCCTTCGCCGAGGCCGTCGAGCGCGAGCGGGTGACCCTCGCCTCGCTGGTCCCGACCCTGCTGCACCGGCTGCTCTCCGGGCTGCCCGGCTGGCGTCCGCCCTCGCACCTGCGGGCCGTCCTCCTGGGCGGGGCCGGCGTCGATCCGGCCACCCTCGAGGCCGCGGGCGAGGCCCGCTACCCCGTCCTTCCCACCTACGGCCTCACCGAGACCTGCGGCCAGGTCTGCACCGTGACCCCCGGCACGCCCCCCGACGCGAGCAACGGAGCGGGGAGACCGCTACCCGGCCTCGAGGTCGACCTCACCCCCGAGGGCCGGCTCCGGGTGCGCGGCCCCACCCTCTTCCAGGGCTACCTGCCCGAGGACGGAGACCCTCCCCTCGACACCGGAGGCTGGCTCGTCACCGCCGACCTCGGCCGCCTCGACGAGGCAGGCAACCTCCACGTCCTCGGCCGCGCCGACCAGGTGATCGTCACCGGCGGCGAGAAGGTCCACCCCCACGAGGTCGAGGCCGTGCTCCTGCGCCACCCCGCCATCGAGGCCGCCGCCGTCGTCGGCCTCCCCGATCCAGAGTACGGCCAGGTCGTCGCCGCCGCCGTCGTGGCGCGCCCCGGCACCAGCGCCGAGGCCCTCGAGGCCCACCTGCGCGAGCACCTCGGCGGCCACCGCCGCCCCCGCCGCCTCGTCCAGCTCGAGAGCCTGCCGCTGACCCCCAGCGGCAAGCTCGATCGGCCGGCCCTGCGCAAGCTGCTGACCGAGGCCTGA